In one window of Burkholderia cenocepacia DNA:
- the mgrA gene encoding L-glyceraldehyde 3-phosphate reductase has product MAYEAASERYAGMQYRTCGKSGLKLPALSLGLWHNFGDSTPISTQREILRTAFDLGINHFDLANNYGPPYGSAEINFGRLLKEDFRPYRDELLISTKAGWDMWPGPYGSGGGSRKYVLASLDQSLQRMGLDYVDIFYSHRFDAHTPLEETAGALASAVQQGKALYIGISSYSAAKTREMAALLAQYKVPLLIHQPSYNMLNRWIEEDLLGTLDDVGAGSIAFTPLAQGLLTSKYLNGVPADARVNKPGGGSLKEDHLSADNLEHVRKLNAIAERRGQSLAQMALAWVLRNGRVTSALIGASRAEQVRENVGALQNLEFSAEELAEIDRYATEGGINLWEKPSTDQAI; this is encoded by the coding sequence ATGGCCTACGAAGCAGCTTCCGAACGTTATGCCGGCATGCAATACCGCACCTGCGGCAAATCCGGGCTCAAACTGCCCGCCCTGTCGCTCGGCCTGTGGCACAACTTCGGCGATTCGACGCCGATCTCGACGCAACGCGAGATCCTGCGCACCGCATTCGACCTCGGCATCAACCACTTCGACCTCGCGAACAACTACGGGCCGCCGTACGGTAGCGCCGAGATCAACTTCGGCCGGCTGCTGAAGGAGGATTTCCGCCCGTATCGCGACGAACTGCTGATCTCGACGAAGGCCGGCTGGGACATGTGGCCGGGGCCATACGGCAGCGGCGGCGGGTCGCGCAAGTATGTGCTCGCGAGCCTCGACCAGAGCCTGCAGCGGATGGGGCTCGACTACGTCGACATCTTCTATTCGCACCGTTTCGACGCGCATACGCCGCTCGAGGAAACGGCGGGTGCGCTGGCGTCGGCCGTGCAGCAGGGCAAGGCGCTCTACATCGGCATTTCGTCGTATTCGGCCGCGAAGACGCGCGAGATGGCCGCGCTGCTCGCGCAATACAAGGTGCCGCTGCTGATTCACCAGCCGTCGTACAACATGCTGAACCGCTGGATCGAAGAGGATCTGCTCGGCACGCTCGACGACGTCGGCGCGGGCAGCATCGCGTTCACGCCGCTCGCGCAGGGTTTGCTCACGTCGAAGTACCTGAACGGCGTGCCGGCCGACGCGCGCGTGAACAAGCCGGGCGGCGGCTCGCTGAAGGAGGATCACCTGAGCGCGGACAACCTCGAGCATGTGCGCAAGCTCAACGCGATCGCCGAACGGCGCGGGCAGAGCCTGGCGCAGATGGCGCTGGCGTGGGTGCTGCGTAACGGCCGCGTGACGTCCGCGCTGATCGGCGCGAGCCGGGCGGAGCAGGTGCGCGAGAACGTCGGCGCGTTGCAGAACCTCGAATTCTCGGCGGAGGAACTCGCGGAGATCGATCGTTACGCGACGGAAGGCGGCATCAATCTGTGGGAAAAGCCGTCCACCGATCAGGCGATCTGA
- the dapF gene encoding diaminopimelate epimerase, protein MKLSFTKMHGAGNDFVVLDGYSRALPPLTEAQVRALANRHFGIGADQLLLVEKPTVDGADFKYRIFNCDGGEVEHCGNGARCFVKFVSDRGLTDKRSVRVQVMKGLITLTLQDNGEVVVDMGAPVFAPVQVPFDAAGLDGRQEGRDTLWPLDVGGATRWISTVSMGNPHAVQVVDDVEAYPVLEEGPLIERHARFPQRVNAGFMQIVSRREVKLRVYERGAGETLACGTGACAAVAAGIRRGLLDSPVTVHTHGGTLTIGWDGARDEAAALMMAGPATTVFEGEIDLNA, encoded by the coding sequence GTGAAACTCTCGTTCACCAAGATGCACGGCGCGGGCAACGACTTCGTCGTGCTCGACGGCTACTCGCGCGCGCTGCCGCCGCTCACCGAAGCGCAGGTGCGCGCACTCGCCAACCGCCACTTCGGCATCGGCGCCGACCAGTTGCTGCTGGTCGAGAAACCGACCGTCGACGGGGCGGATTTCAAGTACCGGATCTTCAATTGCGACGGCGGCGAGGTCGAACACTGCGGCAACGGCGCGCGCTGTTTCGTGAAGTTCGTCAGCGACCGCGGCCTGACCGACAAGCGCAGCGTGCGCGTGCAGGTGATGAAGGGCCTGATCACGCTGACGCTGCAGGACAACGGCGAAGTCGTCGTCGACATGGGCGCGCCCGTGTTCGCGCCGGTGCAAGTGCCGTTCGACGCAGCGGGGCTCGACGGCCGCCAGGAAGGCCGCGACACGCTGTGGCCGCTCGACGTGGGCGGCGCGACGCGCTGGATTTCGACGGTGTCGATGGGCAATCCGCACGCGGTGCAGGTCGTCGACGACGTCGAAGCGTATCCGGTGCTGGAAGAAGGCCCGCTGATCGAGCGCCATGCGCGCTTCCCGCAGCGCGTGAACGCCGGCTTCATGCAGATCGTGTCGCGCCGTGAAGTGAAGCTGCGCGTGTACGAACGCGGCGCGGGCGAGACGCTCGCGTGCGGCACCGGCGCGTGCGCGGCGGTCGCGGCCGGCATCCGGCGCGGCCTGCTCGATTCGCCCGTGACCGTGCACACGCACGGCGGCACGCTGACGATCGGCTGGGACGGCGCGCGCGACGAAGCCGCCGCGCTGATGATGGCCGGCCCCGCCACGACCGTGTTCGAAGGCGAGATCGACCTGAACGCCTGA
- a CDS encoding serine/threonine protein kinase, which produces MTDATSAPASPASPPFAGLTPECVLDALDSVLMPAGLRTDGRLLALNSYENRVYQVGIEDGPPVVAKFYRPARWSDDAILEEHAFVAELAAREIPAVPARAFDGRTLHAFDGFRFSIFERRGGRAPDLDRSDTLEWLGRFIGRIHAVGATQPYVARPVLDINTFGYEPRDYLLAHDFIPDDVRPAYATAVALALEGVEAAFERAGEIRLLRTHGDCHPSNVLWTDAGPHFVDFDDSRMAPAVQDLWLLLPGDREGASRALADLLAGYEDFCEFEPRELHLVEALRTLRLIHYAAWLARRWDDPAFPAAFPWFNTHRYWEARVLELREQIGAMQEGPLWPV; this is translated from the coding sequence ATGACAGACGCCACTTCCGCTCCCGCTTCTCCCGCCAGCCCGCCGTTCGCCGGCCTCACGCCCGAGTGCGTGCTCGACGCGCTCGACAGCGTGCTGATGCCGGCCGGCCTGCGCACCGACGGGCGCCTGCTCGCCCTCAACAGCTACGAAAACCGCGTCTACCAGGTCGGTATCGAAGACGGCCCGCCGGTCGTCGCGAAGTTCTATCGTCCGGCGCGCTGGTCGGACGACGCGATTCTCGAAGAGCATGCGTTCGTCGCCGAACTCGCCGCGCGCGAGATTCCGGCGGTACCCGCGCGAGCCTTCGACGGCCGCACGCTGCACGCGTTCGACGGTTTCCGCTTCTCGATCTTCGAGCGGCGCGGCGGCCGCGCCCCCGATCTCGACCGCAGCGACACGCTCGAATGGCTCGGCCGCTTCATCGGCCGCATTCATGCGGTTGGCGCGACGCAGCCGTATGTCGCGCGTCCGGTGCTCGACATCAATACGTTCGGCTACGAGCCGCGCGACTATCTGCTCGCGCACGATTTCATTCCGGATGACGTAAGACCGGCGTACGCGACCGCGGTTGCGCTCGCGCTCGAAGGCGTCGAGGCTGCGTTCGAGCGCGCGGGCGAGATTCGCCTGCTGCGCACGCACGGCGACTGCCATCCGAGCAACGTGTTGTGGACCGATGCCGGCCCGCATTTCGTCGACTTCGACGACAGCCGGATGGCACCGGCCGTGCAGGATCTGTGGCTGCTGCTGCCGGGCGATCGCGAAGGCGCGTCGCGCGCGCTGGCCGACCTGCTCGCGGGCTACGAGGATTTCTGCGAATTCGAGCCGCGCGAGCTGCATCTGGTCGAAGCGCTGCGCACGCTGCGGCTGATCCACTACGCGGCGTGGCTCGCGCGGCGCTGGGACGATCCGGCGTTTCCGGCCGCGTTCCCGTGGTTCAACACGCATCGTTACTGGGAAGCGCGCGTGCTCGAACTGCGCGAGCAGATCGGCGCGATGCAGGAAGGGCCGCTCTGGCCCGTGTGA
- a CDS encoding HigA family addiction module antitoxin gives MTRIFNPPHPGETLRDDVLPALGLTVTEAASQLGVTRAALSRVLHGHAGISPEMALRLEAWLGEENGGRADLWLAQQSAYDLWQARAKGAPKVARAQART, from the coding sequence ATGACCCGCATCTTCAATCCACCCCATCCGGGCGAAACGCTGCGCGACGACGTGCTGCCGGCGCTCGGTCTGACCGTCACCGAGGCCGCGTCGCAACTTGGCGTGACCCGTGCCGCACTGTCGCGGGTCCTGCACGGCCATGCCGGCATCTCGCCGGAAATGGCGTTGCGGCTCGAAGCGTGGCTCGGCGAGGAAAACGGGGGAAGGGCCGATCTGTGGCTCGCGCAGCAGTCGGCTTACGATCTGTGGCAGGCGCGCGCTAAGGGTGCGCCTAAGGTGGCAAGAGCACAGGCGCGCACATGA
- a CDS encoding type II toxin-antitoxin system RelE/ParE family toxin, whose amino-acid sequence MIKSWVHKGLEAFFVTGSKAGIRPDHAPRLRRMLARLDVAGAPQDMNVPGWRFHGLAGGLDGYYAVGVNGNWRLTFGFEGRDVVLVDYQDYH is encoded by the coding sequence ATGATCAAGTCGTGGGTACACAAGGGACTGGAAGCGTTTTTCGTCACCGGGAGCAAGGCGGGCATTCGGCCGGATCATGCGCCCCGGCTGCGGCGCATGCTGGCGCGTCTCGATGTCGCTGGCGCGCCGCAGGACATGAATGTGCCTGGCTGGCGTTTTCACGGCCTCGCTGGCGGGCTGGACGGATATTACGCCGTCGGCGTCAACGGCAACTGGCGGCTGACATTCGGATTCGAGGGCCGCGACGTCGTTCTGGTCGATTACCAGGACTACCACTAA
- a CDS encoding GMC family oxidoreductase: protein MQYDYIIVGGGSGGSSLAGRLADACPDATIALIEAGSHTERNLLVNMPVGIAALVPYKLGTNYGYETVPQPGLGGRRGYQPRGRGMGGSSAINAMIYTRGHPGDYDEWAQLGATGWGWQEVLPYFRRAEGNERGADAWHGADGPLTVSDLRFRNPFSERFIQAAHAAGYPLNDDFNGATQEGVGFYQVTHRDGARCSVARAYIYGRNRPNLHVITDATVLRVGFDGKRAVGVVVSRNGRVETFGARAEVVLSAGAFNSPQLLMCSGIGPAEQLRRHGIAVVQDAPDVGTNLIDHIDFIINTRVNSSELVGVCLRGIAKMTPALARYFSSRTGMMTSNVAEAGGFIKSDPSLERPDLQLHFCTALVDDHNRKMHWGFGYSLHVCALRPFSRGTVALASGDARDAPLIDPRFFSDSRDLDLLVRGTQAMRRILSQAPLASQGGRELYTRPDQSEAELRATIVAHADTIYHPVGTCRMGSDARAVVDPQLRVRGVDGLRVVDASVMPTLVGGNTNAPSVMIGERAADFIVATRKGGVPRGEAAAAVHGR, encoded by the coding sequence ATGCAATACGACTACATCATCGTCGGCGGCGGTTCGGGCGGCTCGAGCCTGGCCGGCCGTCTCGCCGATGCCTGCCCCGATGCGACGATCGCGCTGATCGAGGCCGGCTCGCATACGGAGCGCAACCTGCTCGTCAACATGCCGGTCGGCATCGCGGCGCTGGTGCCGTACAAGCTCGGCACCAACTACGGCTACGAGACGGTGCCGCAGCCGGGCTTGGGCGGCCGGCGCGGTTACCAGCCGCGCGGGCGCGGGATGGGCGGCTCGAGCGCGATCAACGCGATGATCTACACGCGCGGCCACCCGGGCGATTACGACGAGTGGGCGCAGCTCGGCGCGACGGGCTGGGGCTGGCAGGAGGTGCTGCCGTATTTCCGCCGCGCGGAAGGCAACGAGCGCGGCGCCGACGCGTGGCACGGCGCGGACGGCCCGTTGACCGTTTCCGATCTGCGCTTTCGCAATCCGTTCTCCGAACGATTCATCCAGGCCGCGCATGCCGCCGGCTATCCGCTGAACGACGACTTCAACGGCGCGACGCAGGAAGGCGTCGGTTTCTATCAGGTCACGCATCGCGACGGGGCGCGCTGCAGCGTGGCGCGCGCGTATATCTACGGTCGCAACCGGCCGAACCTGCACGTGATCACCGATGCGACGGTGCTGCGCGTGGGCTTCGACGGCAAGCGCGCGGTCGGTGTCGTGGTGTCGCGCAACGGGCGGGTCGAGACGTTCGGCGCGCGCGCGGAAGTGGTCCTGTCGGCCGGCGCGTTCAATTCGCCGCAACTGCTGATGTGTTCGGGGATCGGCCCGGCCGAGCAACTGCGCCGGCACGGGATCGCGGTCGTGCAGGATGCGCCGGACGTCGGCACGAACCTGATCGACCACATCGACTTCATCATCAACACGCGCGTGAATTCGTCGGAGCTGGTCGGCGTGTGCCTGCGCGGCATCGCGAAGATGACGCCGGCGCTCGCGCGCTATTTCTCGAGCCGCACGGGGATGATGACGAGCAACGTCGCGGAGGCCGGCGGCTTCATCAAGAGCGATCCGTCGCTCGAGCGTCCCGACTTGCAGCTGCATTTCTGCACGGCGCTCGTCGACGACCACAACCGCAAGATGCACTGGGGCTTCGGTTATTCGCTGCACGTGTGCGCGCTGCGGCCGTTCAGCCGCGGCACGGTCGCGCTCGCGAGCGGCGATGCGCGCGACGCGCCGCTGATCGATCCGCGCTTCTTCAGCGATTCACGCGACCTCGACCTGCTGGTGCGCGGCACGCAGGCGATGCGCCGCATCCTGTCGCAGGCGCCGCTCGCATCGCAGGGCGGGCGCGAGTTGTACACGCGGCCGGATCAGAGCGAAGCGGAGCTGCGCGCGACGATCGTCGCGCATGCGGACACGATCTATCACCCGGTCGGCACCTGCCGGATGGGCTCGGATGCGCGCGCGGTCGTCGATCCGCAACTGCGCGTGCGCGGCGTCGACGGGTTGCGCGTGGTGGATGCGTCGGTGATGCCGACGCTGGTCGGCGGCAACACGAATGCGCCGTCGGTGATGATCGGCGAGCGCGCGGCGGACTTCATCGTCGCCACGCGCAAGGGTGGCGTGCCGCGCGGCGAGGCGGCGGCCGCCGTGCACGGCCGCTAG
- a CDS encoding phytanoyl-CoA dioxygenase family protein — MSSPLQSESIRAQVAELRERGFVVARGLVGEAQCAALRQIAERQLREAAEPIEFEADLRYPGAPESKHAPGGHTVRRLLDAYSRDPAFAERAIAPEIGAWMREYFGEEPVLSRAHHNCMMTKHPAYGSLTGWHRDFRYWAFERPDMVSVWLALGPETNENGALWLVPGSHTAEFGPEAFDDAKFFRSDLPENRRMIDAATCPSLQTGDVVFFHSNTLHSAGQNRSDQVKFSLVYTYHGASNRPVPGTRSASKPEVQF; from the coding sequence ATGTCGTCTCCATTGCAGTCGGAATCGATCCGCGCGCAAGTCGCGGAATTGCGCGAGCGCGGCTTCGTCGTCGCGCGCGGCCTCGTCGGCGAAGCGCAGTGCGCGGCGCTCCGGCAGATCGCGGAGCGCCAGTTGCGGGAGGCCGCCGAGCCGATCGAGTTCGAGGCCGACCTCCGCTACCCGGGCGCACCCGAATCGAAGCATGCGCCGGGCGGGCATACGGTGCGACGACTGCTCGATGCGTATTCGCGCGATCCGGCGTTTGCCGAGCGCGCGATCGCGCCCGAAATCGGCGCGTGGATGCGCGAGTATTTCGGCGAGGAGCCCGTGCTGTCGCGTGCGCATCACAACTGCATGATGACGAAGCACCCGGCGTACGGCAGCCTGACCGGCTGGCATCGCGATTTCCGCTACTGGGCGTTCGAGCGGCCGGACATGGTGTCGGTGTGGCTCGCGCTCGGGCCGGAAACCAACGAGAACGGCGCGCTGTGGCTCGTGCCGGGTTCGCATACGGCCGAATTCGGACCGGAAGCGTTCGATGACGCGAAATTCTTCCGCAGTGATCTGCCGGAGAACCGCAGGATGATCGACGCGGCGACGTGCCCGTCGCTGCAGACGGGCGACGTCGTGTTCTTCCACAGCAACACGCTGCATTCGGCCGGGCAGAACCGTTCCGACCAGGTGAAGTTCTCGCTCGTGTACACGTACCACGGCGCAAGCAACCGGCCGGTGCCCGGCACGCGCTCGGCGTCGAAGCCGGAAGTGCAGTTCTAG
- the metK gene encoding methionine adenosyltransferase, whose translation MANDYLFTSESVSEGHPDKVADQISDAILDAILEQDKYSRVAAETLCNTGLVVLAGEITTTANIDYIQIARDTIKRIGYDNTDYGIDYKGCAVLVAYDKQSPDIAQGVDRAHDDNLDQGAGDQGLMFGYACDETPELMPLPIYLSHRLVERQASLRRDGRLQWLRPDAKSQVTVRYVDGKPDSIDTVVLSTQHAPDIELPALREAVIEEIIKPTLPAELIKGDIKFLVNPTGRFVIGGPQGDCGLTGRKIIVDTYGGAAPHGGGAFSGKDPSKVDRSAAYAGRYVAKNIVAAGLASRALIQVSYAIGVAEPTSVMVNTFGTGRVSDAVITKLVREHFDLRPKGIIKMLDLLRPIYEKTAAYGHFGREEPEFSWEATDKALALAEAAGVEPTARVA comes from the coding sequence GTGGCAAACGATTATCTCTTCACGTCCGAATCCGTCTCCGAAGGCCATCCGGACAAAGTCGCGGACCAAATCTCGGACGCGATTCTCGACGCCATCCTCGAGCAGGACAAATACTCCCGCGTTGCGGCGGAGACGCTGTGCAACACGGGTCTCGTCGTGCTGGCCGGTGAAATCACCACGACGGCCAACATCGATTACATCCAGATCGCGCGCGATACGATCAAGCGCATCGGCTACGACAACACCGACTACGGCATCGACTACAAGGGTTGCGCGGTGCTCGTCGCGTACGACAAGCAGTCGCCGGACATCGCGCAGGGCGTCGATCGTGCACACGACGACAACCTCGACCAAGGCGCGGGCGACCAGGGCCTGATGTTCGGCTATGCGTGCGACGAAACGCCGGAACTGATGCCGCTGCCGATCTACCTGTCGCACCGCCTCGTCGAGCGCCAGGCCAGCCTGCGCCGCGACGGTCGCCTGCAATGGCTGCGTCCGGACGCGAAGTCGCAGGTCACCGTCCGCTACGTCGACGGCAAGCCCGATTCGATTGACACCGTCGTGCTGTCGACGCAGCACGCACCGGACATCGAGCTGCCCGCGCTGCGCGAAGCGGTGATCGAGGAAATCATCAAGCCGACGCTGCCGGCCGAGCTGATCAAGGGCGACATCAAGTTTCTCGTGAACCCGACCGGCCGGTTCGTGATCGGCGGCCCGCAGGGCGATTGCGGCCTGACCGGCCGCAAGATCATCGTCGATACCTACGGCGGTGCCGCACCGCACGGCGGCGGCGCATTCTCGGGCAAGGATCCGTCGAAGGTCGACCGTTCGGCTGCGTATGCCGGCCGTTACGTCGCGAAGAACATCGTCGCCGCCGGCCTCGCGTCGCGCGCGCTGATCCAGGTGTCGTACGCGATCGGCGTGGCCGAGCCGACCTCGGTGATGGTCAACACGTTCGGCACGGGCCGCGTGTCGGATGCGGTGATCACGAAGCTCGTGCGCGAGCATTTCGACCTGCGTCCGAAGGGCATCATCAAGATGCTCGACCTGCTGCGTCCGATCTACGAGAAGACCGCGGCTTACGGCCACTTCGGCCGCGAAGAGCCGGAATTCTCGTGGGAAGCAACCGACAAGGCGCTCGCGCTGGCCGAAGCGGCCGGCGTGGAGCCGACGGCACGCGTCGCGTAA
- the lpxL gene encoding lauroyl acyltransferase LpxL, whose protein sequence is MLGRLGTHLAIGLLKLLALLPYGLTARFGDGLGWLLYQIPSRRKRIVHTNLKLCFPDWSDERREEVAGRHFRHAIRSYVERSVQWFGSEKKLAKLIQVDSAVDLTDPDLPPTLFLGLHFVGIEAGSIWLNRSLQRRCGSLYQPFSNAVLEEEAKKARGRFDAEMVGRADSARVVLRWLRDRKPVMLGADMDYGLRNSTFVPFFGVPACTLTAVGRLAKTGRAQVVPFIGEVLPNYKGYRLKVFKPWDHYPTGDDDLDARRMNAFLEEQIPLMPEQYYWVHKRFKTRPPGEPSLY, encoded by the coding sequence ATGCTAGGCCGCCTCGGCACGCACCTCGCCATCGGCTTGCTGAAGCTGCTCGCCCTGCTGCCGTACGGTCTGACCGCACGGTTCGGCGATGGCCTCGGCTGGCTGCTGTATCAGATCCCCAGCCGGCGAAAGCGCATCGTACATACGAATCTGAAACTCTGCTTCCCGGACTGGAGCGACGAACGGCGCGAGGAAGTGGCGGGCCGGCATTTCCGTCATGCGATCCGCAGCTACGTCGAGCGCAGCGTGCAATGGTTCGGCTCGGAGAAGAAGCTCGCGAAGTTGATCCAGGTCGACAGCGCGGTCGATCTCACCGATCCCGACCTGCCGCCGACGCTGTTCCTCGGCCTGCACTTCGTCGGCATCGAGGCCGGTTCGATCTGGCTGAACCGTTCGCTGCAGCGTCGCTGCGGATCGCTGTACCAGCCGTTCTCGAACGCGGTGCTCGAGGAAGAGGCAAAGAAGGCGCGCGGGCGCTTCGACGCCGAGATGGTCGGCCGCGCGGACAGCGCGCGCGTCGTGCTGCGCTGGCTGCGCGACCGCAAGCCGGTGATGCTCGGCGCGGACATGGACTACGGGCTGCGCAACTCGACGTTCGTCCCGTTCTTCGGCGTGCCGGCCTGCACGCTGACGGCCGTCGGCCGGCTCGCGAAGACGGGCCGCGCGCAGGTCGTGCCGTTCATCGGCGAAGTGCTGCCGAACTACAAGGGCTACCGTCTGAAGGTATTCAAGCCGTGGGATCACTACCCGACCGGCGACGACGATCTCGATGCGCGGCGGATGAACGCATTCCTCGAGGAGCAGATTCCGCTGATGCCCGAGCAGTATTACTGGGTGCACAAGCGTTTCAAGACGCGCCCGCCGGGCGAGCCGAGCCTGTACTGA
- a CDS encoding DMT family transporter, whose product MVSFKRALAAHGATSLFVLLWSSGAIFAELGLRHASAFAFLTARFALASLVLLALAFMRKRWLPTRGERRMAALTGLLMMGGYSIFYLLALERGIAPGVLATILGVQPILTLAIVERRWQPVRIAGLALSLTGLALVVGRGVSGGTGGLSAAGIACALTALVALTVGSLLQKRVRAAPADVLPLQNAIGLALCVAIVPFRPVSFDMSWAFVVPLLWLGIVISVIAQLLFYRLMQRGDLVNVTSLFYLVPVVTTLMDAVWLGNRPEPLALAGMGAIIAGLALVFRAPAARPQPDRA is encoded by the coding sequence ATGGTTTCGTTCAAACGCGCGCTCGCCGCGCATGGCGCGACGTCGCTCTTCGTGCTGCTGTGGAGCAGCGGCGCGATCTTCGCTGAACTCGGTCTGCGTCACGCGTCCGCGTTCGCCTTTCTCACTGCCCGTTTCGCGCTCGCATCGCTCGTGCTGCTCGCGCTGGCGTTCATGCGCAAACGCTGGCTGCCGACGCGCGGCGAGCGGCGCATGGCCGCGCTGACCGGCTTGCTGATGATGGGCGGCTATTCGATCTTCTACCTGCTCGCGCTCGAGCGCGGCATCGCGCCCGGCGTGCTCGCGACGATACTCGGCGTGCAGCCGATCCTCACGCTCGCGATCGTCGAGCGTCGCTGGCAACCCGTGCGTATCGCCGGGCTCGCGCTGTCGCTCACCGGCCTCGCGCTCGTCGTGGGCCGTGGTGTGAGCGGCGGAACCGGCGGCCTGTCGGCGGCCGGCATCGCGTGCGCGCTGACGGCGCTCGTCGCGCTGACCGTCGGCTCGCTGCTGCAAAAGCGCGTACGCGCGGCGCCCGCCGACGTGCTGCCGCTGCAGAACGCGATCGGCCTCGCGCTGTGCGTCGCGATCGTGCCGTTCCGGCCGGTGTCGTTCGACATGAGCTGGGCGTTCGTCGTGCCGCTGCTGTGGCTCGGCATCGTGATTTCGGTGATCGCGCAACTGCTGTTCTACCGGTTGATGCAGCGCGGCGATCTCGTCAACGTGACGAGCCTGTTCTATCTCGTGCCCGTCGTCACCACGTTGATGGATGCCGTGTGGCTCGGCAACCGGCCCGAACCGCTCGCACTCGCCGGCATGGGCGCGATCATCGCGGGGCTCGCGCTGGTGTTCCGCGCGCCGGCCGCCCGTCCGCAACCCGACCGCGCGTGA
- a CDS encoding coniferyl aldehyde dehydrogenase, with protein sequence MKNDLPELAPQALPSVDALTSLLHDQRAAYLRAPYPAWDTRAQHLRALRTMLIDHADALADAISADFGHRAKQEVLLSEIWMAKEEIDDALKHGKRWMKPIRKPMNKWLRPARAKVIPQPLGVVGIVVPWNYPVLLAAGPLICALAAGNRAIIKMSELTPRTSALFEQLIGKTFTRDHVAVVNGDAEVGAAFSALPFDHLLFTGSTQVGRHVMRAAADNLTPVTLELGGKSPAIVGPNARFDAAVDAIVAGKTLNAGQTCIAPDYVLLPRGMEGAFIERARTRFAKLYPDLSANGDYTTIVSPRHYARLQQLASDAQAAGAQLHPLSDAQSDPASRRFVPCAVTQVPAASQLMQEEIFGPLLPLVPYERLDEAIAYVNARPRPLALYLFDEDGGTIDRVMRETISGGVSINETLMHIACGSLPFGGVGASGMGAYHGYDGFVTFSKMKPVLTQARLNARNLLAPPYGKRFAALIKLMLKF encoded by the coding sequence ATGAAGAACGACCTGCCCGAACTGGCCCCGCAAGCATTGCCGTCGGTCGACGCGCTGACGTCGCTGCTGCACGACCAGCGTGCGGCGTACCTGCGCGCGCCGTACCCGGCATGGGACACGCGAGCGCAGCACCTGCGCGCGCTGCGCACGATGCTGATCGATCACGCGGATGCGCTCGCCGACGCGATCAGCGCCGATTTCGGCCATCGCGCGAAGCAGGAAGTGCTGCTGTCGGAAATCTGGATGGCCAAGGAAGAGATCGACGACGCGCTGAAGCACGGCAAGCGCTGGATGAAGCCGATCCGCAAGCCGATGAACAAGTGGCTGCGCCCGGCGCGCGCGAAGGTGATTCCGCAACCGCTCGGCGTGGTCGGCATCGTCGTGCCGTGGAACTACCCGGTGCTGCTCGCGGCCGGCCCGCTGATCTGCGCGCTCGCCGCCGGCAATCGCGCGATCATCAAGATGTCCGAACTGACGCCGCGCACGTCGGCGCTGTTCGAGCAGCTCATCGGCAAGACCTTCACGCGCGACCACGTCGCGGTCGTGAACGGCGATGCGGAAGTCGGCGCCGCGTTCAGCGCGCTACCGTTCGACCATCTGCTGTTCACCGGCTCGACGCAGGTCGGCCGCCACGTGATGCGCGCGGCCGCCGACAACCTCACGCCCGTCACGCTCGAGCTCGGCGGCAAGTCGCCGGCGATTGTCGGCCCGAATGCGCGCTTCGACGCGGCCGTCGACGCGATCGTCGCCGGCAAGACGCTGAACGCCGGCCAGACCTGCATCGCGCCCGACTACGTGCTGCTGCCGCGCGGGATGGAAGGCGCGTTCATCGAGCGCGCGCGAACCCGCTTCGCGAAGCTGTATCCGGACCTGTCGGCCAACGGCGACTACACGACGATCGTGTCGCCGCGCCACTACGCACGCCTGCAGCAACTCGCGAGCGACGCGCAGGCGGCCGGCGCGCAGCTGCATCCGCTGTCCGACGCGCAGTCCGATCCCGCGTCGCGTCGCTTCGTGCCGTGCGCGGTGACGCAGGTGCCGGCCGCGTCGCAACTGATGCAGGAGGAAATCTTCGGGCCGCTGCTGCCGCTCGTGCCGTACGAACGGCTCGACGAAGCGATCGCGTACGTCAATGCACGCCCGCGTCCGCTTGCGCTGTACCTGTTCGACGAGGATGGCGGCACGATCGACCGCGTGATGCGCGAAACGATCTCGGGCGGCGTCTCGATCAACGAAACGCTGATGCACATCGCATGCGGCAGCTTGCCGTTCGGCGGAGTCGGTGCGAGCGGCATGGGCGCGTATCACGGCTACGACGGCTTCGTGACATTCTCGAAGATGAAGCCGGTGCTCACGCAGGCACGGCTGAACGCGCGCAACCTGCTCGCGCCGCCGTACGGCAAGCGCTTCGCCGCGCTGATCAAGCTGATGCTGAAGTTCTGA
- a CDS encoding DUF3185 family protein, with product MSRVISVALLVGGVVLLYFGGQSFHSINDNVSRFFTGSPATKTILLIVGGAVASFVGLIGLAMPGGKR from the coding sequence ATGTCCCGGGTCATCTCGGTTGCACTGCTCGTCGGCGGCGTCGTGCTGCTGTATTTCGGCGGCCAGTCGTTCCATTCGATCAACGACAACGTGTCGCGCTTCTTCACCGGCTCGCCGGCGACGAAGACGATCCTGCTGATCGTCGGCGGCGCCGTCGCATCGTTCGTCGGCCTGATCGGCCTCGCGATGCCGGGCGGCAAGCGCTGA